The Arenicella xantha genome includes the window CCTCGACATGGTCAGTACCGCCAAAGTGGCAAGTACGATACATGTAGTCATTGCGATAATGATGATTCTCATGACTTCACCAAAAAATATAACGCTAAGCCAAGGGGCGGCGCGTAGCAGCCGTCCCGCGGAGCCAACTTGTTGGCGGAGCCAACTTGTTGGCGGAGTGAACTTTGACGCCTTGTTAGGTGGTGTGACTTTTTCGATGACTTGATGCACTTCCTTATTACCTCCACAGAACAAAACCATTTTCTTCTTTTACTCAACCAGACTATCAGAATTCGTTTAGTGATAAAAATACTGTTCGACCAAATCGATATAAATACTTAACTTACAACGATGAACCAGTTTTCTAGACTGCCTCACTCGCGGAAATTGGCACCGACAAAATACTTATTATCAACGACCGTTTTAGCTAAACAGACAGAACACACCTAACGCTAAGCCAAGGGGCGGCGCGAAGCAGCCGTCCCGCGGAGCCAGCTTGCTGGCGGAGTGAACTTTGACGCCTTGTTAGGTGGTGTGACTTTTTCGATGACTTGATGCACTTCCTTTTGCCTCCACAGAACAAAACCATTTCTTTCGTTTACTCAACCAGACTATCAGAATTCGTTTAGTGATAAAAATACTGTTCGACCAAAACGATATAAATACTTAACTTACAACGATGAACCAGTTTTCGAGACTGCCTCACACCAGAAAGTTTGCACCAACGAAACACTTCTTATCAACGACTGGTTTAGCTAAATAGGCAGGACACACCTAACGCCGTGAACACGGGCGCGTGAAACGCGTCCGAGCGAAGCGGCAGTGTTTTACCTTGTTAGTTTTCAGTTTTTCCACGCTCTTCTAATATAAACATTCTCAATAGTCTTTCACTTCTCATCACATACAAGATAACCACCTCTTCGGACAACACACGATAAAATACTCTGCAGGGGCCAACTATAATTTCGCGATAGTTCTCTCCTTGCAGTTCCGGAGGCATTCTGCCCAGTTCAGGTTGATCTGCAAGCAGATCAACTTTAGAAAAAATCTTCTGAATGAGTTTTTTGGCGGCGCCGATTTTATCTAAAGCGATATACTCAGCAATTTCATCTAAATCATCTAAGGCAGAATCAGTCCATACTATCTTAACCATTTGGCCATTCTTTCCTTAGCTTGGTCGTGTGAGGCAACTCGACCTTCTAAATATCCAATTTCACCACGTGAAATTCCTTCGAGTATTTTTAGGCGATCCTGCATTGCCTCATAATCTTCTACGTCAAGCAAGTACGCAGATGGGCGACCGTGTTCGGTGATAAGTACTGGTTCTTTCGTAGCGTGCAAGTCAGAAAGGATCTTAGTGGCTTGTCGCTTAAGGTTTGTTACTAGTTCTGTTTTCATAAAGTAATACTAAAGTATCACTATCTCAAGCGCAAGGAGCTAAGTAAAACTAACGCCCTTAAAACGGGCGCGCGTTTTCTGCGCGTCCGAGCACACGCAGTGTGCGGTAGTTTTTGAGCTTGTTATATTTCTTCACTGTGTTTCAGCCAAAGAAAAAATTGGCGAATAGATAGCCCATATAGTTATTAGAACAATAATTGGAAGTAATGCAACGGGTATTGAATAAAGGATGTAGCCAATACGGGGTTTTAAAAAATACATTGCAGCAACTCCGGTCGCGACGATGACACTAAAGAGCCACCAAATATTTGCTAAGGAAAAAATAAATTTCGTTTGAATAGGTATTTCACTTACTTCAAGACCACTGAACAACTTGGAAAAACTACCAACAGTTGAAACAAGCAAAAAATAATATGCGATAGCGACGCCTATGGTCAGCGCACAGCCGAGTTGAATTT containing:
- a CDS encoding type II toxin-antitoxin system RelE/ParE family toxin, which gives rise to MVKIVWTDSALDDLDEIAEYIALDKIGAAKKLIQKIFSKVDLLADQPELGRMPPELQGENYREIIVGPCRVFYRVLSEEVVILYVMRSERLLRMFILEERGKTEN
- a CDS encoding type II toxin-antitoxin system Phd/YefM family antitoxin; this encodes MKTELVTNLKRQATKILSDLHATKEPVLITEHGRPSAYLLDVEDYEAMQDRLKILEGISRGEIGYLEGRVASHDQAKERMAKWLR